The Arachis ipaensis cultivar K30076 chromosome B03, Araip1.1, whole genome shotgun sequence region ACTAACACAGATTAAATTACTACATAAGTCATACAAATGTAATAGTTATACAACGATTAATAGTTAAAGGAAATAAAAATGTCATAAGTCATACAAATAGGTCGGAACTGACACTAACACTAACACTAACACACCAAAGACACTAACACTAACACCCAAAAACGTAAATTGCTATatgagaaaataaaattcaaaaaattagaaGCACAAAGACTAAAAGTCCTACGAACTACTAGCAATGGTGGAGTCTCTCCGGAGGCAAGATCTACGCGTGTGCCCAGACTGTCTGCAAAGCCCGCATCGTTTCGGTCGGTTAAGGTCGGCCTCATCCATGTTGTTTCGAATTCTGGTAGACCTCGATCGCCCATCACGACAACGCCTCAAACTGGGGTCCGGAATAACGGTCGGATCGTCATAAGGTGGGCAAAGTCCCTCTGGTATTGGCGGCACAAAACCCATCTGGTACACCCTGAACACCTTTTGCATGGTGTAGACCTCGTCGACATAGATAGACGGACTGTCATCCACGTGCAACCCTTCCCGAATTCCTTGCATCTCCCATGGTACTTAAGATGATTCGACTCCATCACTCTGTACTCAACACAGCTTCCTCCTTACTGTGAAAAGATTGGCCAACTTAAAATTCAGCTACAGAATTTTCCTCGTGCAACCCTTGACCCCCACAGGTTGGTGCTAACTCCGTCGATTGGCCGATGGCTTCCAGGTCCAGGGTAGAATAATGGCTTCCGATGGCTTCCCCAAACTTCTACACTCTTCATAATTCGTTAGAGGGTATAGCGGAATAGGGTTCATCACCATATGATCATAAACCGCTACatggtgtagcggtttatgagtaTTCAAGTCCTTAACGTAATTCGCaacagggtgtagcggattacGTGTATTTGGGTTCCGCTAGAAGGTGTAGCGGATTATATACAATTGCATTTGTTGTATTTGCGTCTGAAATTTACCAATATTATATTTGCGTAAAGATTTTCTTCaatcattttatttatgtaaattgctcTCCAATATTCATATTAacattgatttttattatttctcgTATTTATCCTTAGTTACTATGGTTCAAAAGCAAGTGGTTCAAGTTTCATTTTCTCGGTCACAAGACACTACAGGACTTCTAAATCATAGGAACAGGAACAAAAGCTTACAAATTGAAATTTGCTTGTTAGAATTGACTTTCAATAACATTTGTGTTGTGGGCCCACCGACAAGGTATTTAGCATTTATTTCATATTAATTGTACATATTGTATTAGTAAACGTAggtttaattattataatttcaCTAAATNNNNNNNNNNNNNNNNNNNNNNNNNNNNNNNNNNNNNNNNNNNNNNNNNNNNNNNNNNNNNNNNNNNNNNNNNNNNNNNNNNNNNNNNNNNNNNNNNNNNNNNNNNNNNNNNNNNNNNNNNNNNNNNNNNNNNNNNNNNNNNNNNNNNNNNNNNNNNNNNNNNNNNNNNNNNNNNNNNNNNNNNNNNNNNNNNNNNNNNNNNNNNNNNNNNNNNNNNNNNNNNNNNNNNNNNNNNNNNNNNNNNNNNNNNNNNNNNNNNNNNNNNNNNNNNNNNNNNNNNNNNNNNNNNNNNNNNNNNNNNNNNNNNNNNNNNNNNNNNNNNNNNNNNNNNNNNNNNNNNNNNNNNNNNNNNNNNNNNNNNNNNNNNNNNNNNNNTATaaaatcaataaaataattaaacttaaaatgtAGTACtagaattaatttttaattttatttttctacctTTTACCACTAATCAATTTCTAATAATATAGCTTATGAACCACACCAAGCACCTAGCTAGTTCCCTACAATAGCAAACTTATATATATGGTAGGTGTTCACTGTTCAGCAGTAACTAAAGTCTAATAATAGTCacccaaaaaaacaaaaaaactaaaGTCTAATAAAAGATTAGTACTCTCTGTAAAAGGAGGGAGACTTTCAGTTTAGTAATATCAATTATCAGCAAGTAGGGGTGAAAAGCGGGGAAGCCCGCCCACTTATCGGTGGGCTGGTGGATTAAGTctgccaaattttttttttaattattaaataatatatataaaggtataaattttttttttgttttttatttttaactattataatttttaaaagtataaacaaattataatttttatattcacaaacattaaagtctttataattataaatatctaataaacataattataaaccaagttttcatccaaaatataattataaatattgttctcaaagcaaaataaacataattataaatattgtctctaaaacaaaataaacataatccaaaacactcaattttcatcttcattctcttgtaagttgggttgggagaagttgagttttggcaaaaaaatttataaaaatatcccTTGCCAAAAAATTACTAAGCCCGGCGGAAGCCCCGCCAAAacccgcggtttaagcggtgcgggttaggcgggcttttgttatttggcggtcccaattttccagCCCAGCCTGcctttttggcgggttacgcgggctGACTCGACGAGTTTAGACCCGTTTGCCACCTCTACCAGCAAGTGATTCTAACATTCAAATAATCAATTATCGTTCAAgaagtataattaaaaaaaaaaaacaatacttTATATTTATAGCACATTCAAAAAATTAAGataaatataaatcagatttatTATCGAATTTAACGAGATTCATTATGAATATAATTCGGATTGAATATGTNNNNNNNNNNNNNNNNNNNNNNNNNNNNNNNNNNNNNNNNNNNNNNNNNNNNNNNNNNNNNNNNNNNNNNNNNNNNNNNNNNNNNNNNNNNNNNNNNNNNNNNNNNNNNNNNNNNNNNNNNNNNNNNNNNNNNNNNNNNNNNNNNNNNNNNNNNNNNNNNNNNNNNNNNNNNNNNNNNNNNNNNNNNNNNNNNNNNNNNNNNNNNNNNNNNNNNNNNNNNNNNNNNNNNNNNNNNNNNNNNNNNNNNNNNNNNNNNNNNNNNNNNNNNNNNNNNNNNNNNNNNNNNNNNNNNNNNNNNNNNNNNNNNNNNNNNNNNNNNNNNNNNNNNNNNNNNNNNNNNNNNNNNNNNNNNNNNNNNNNNTTTTAGATTATTGGACCCTAACCTCAGTTTTTGATAtgtcatttctttttttttttaagctcGGGCcctgttttaattaaaaaaaacttcAGTGCTTAAATATAAACTATATCATGTCAACTACAACTTATACCCTATAATTTTAGGTAAAAACTAAGGTGAAGTCgattttacgtgaagttgatacttgagagccgttagatgaaaatttagtcaaatcattcAAATCATTTAATGGCTCTCAGGTataaacttcacgtgaagtcgactgcacctaagTTTCCACCATAATTTTATGTATAATTAATATGATTAAAACGTTAAAATTCAATGTAATTTATGCTTGTCTACAACATAATCCAACATATTGCTGATCaaatatactattatatatattgacttggaaaaaaaaattaaaaataagaaacgACAATAAAAGCTTCAAAAGTGGATGTAATTATTCACTGTACAGGAGACAACATTTTATGATGATTTGTTAATTTCAAAAAGGAAAAATTGAAGGGCCAAAAAGGTGAGTCCAAAAAGCTAGTAAATATTTTCAGCACATGAATAAATGTGATAGCTACCACCACTTAGCGCAACCATCCAAATTATATGAAGCTGTGAAGcataaaatttgacacaaatcCAATATTCTGAAATAATCCAAAAGCAATGAGAAGAAAATAGAAACCATGCATGAACTAACCAAGAAGCTAGAAGGATACTTCCTAAAGTGAAACACACTATACACGATGCATGGGATTACACAAATCCAATAATTTTTTTCCCTAATGTtaagaagacaaaaaaaaattaaatttattttatttaatatttattaattataataatatttaatgaatattaaataaaataaattctgttGTTTTTTTTTCATGacaatgttttttattttatttttattgtataatAGGATcaatgcataattgcataccttaAGAAGCACATTCCCCTGAAAAATGGAGCAAGAGGTAGGAAACTTTAAGCCTATAACATAAGTAATTTGAGTAAATACCTAatttcaaataaataattaaatgtaaCATTTTATAATGTAACATAACATGTGAGAGCtctatctttcatgtctcttgtTGATTACCTTCAATGAAAAATACAAAGACAATTAACAAGTAACAAGGGACATATAAATTTTCAGGTACGTATTGCATTAATCCAATTGATGAAATTTTGGCAGATACTGTTTTCAATAATGAGATAGGACATGGGTTGTTAACTTAGAAACAGAAACATCACCCATTTGTTTTTTCCCCAAGTCAACATTTTCGTCTTCAAAATCCTCCAATCCTATTGCCTCTTTTAAGTTTTATGTTAAGATGAATTATATGGTAAAGATGTaaatttatagattttttttatgggataaaagagagattgaaaaagataggatCTACACtttaaatagtaataaaataataaaaaataattataaaaaaattattttttctctttatatCACTTCAATCTGTATAGTAGAGTGTTCGTATGATAATTATTCAAGTATTACATTAAGATTAGTCTATTAAGTTAAAGGTAGTAATTAAATAGTtttctcctctttttcaaaagaaattcATAGTTCAAAATATATGACTTTTAGCaataaagttttgatttaaaatttcaaatctttagtGCGTTAAATGactatatttataaaatattctACACTACTAATCatgtaaaattaagagaaaaaataaatttttttatcttgtATTATTCAAAAAATTAAGTTTTTTATCTCATATTATTCGAAGTTAAAATATTAATTGAAATAAATAGTTATCGATAATATTAAGAAAATAATAACCTAAAATTATCTTACTTAATTTAACATTCATAGTCTCAtgtaatatttataattacacaCTTGTTACGTCTAAGAagaagtatatggaaccaacctTAAATTAGAAAGAAATACGTTCAATATCATTGCAATGTGAATTATGGAAactgattcaattagcttctattttttcatcattcttctctTTCCAAATgtctaaaacatgataaatcagaAAACAGATTCAGAAACATtcaatttacaaagaaaaaaaatatcctAATACCTAGCATAAGCACCATCCTCACCCAGAGACATTTGGCTGGTTTTTTACTGGAACCATCTTGGTTCCCTAATATTATTGtacatttaatattatttaattattttaataattaaaaaacatgaaataaaataattttaaactgttttaaactgattttttattattgattccAAAATATTTTTGGATAGTTCTCACGTGATACTATATCCAACTAACATTAGTTATATGTTGCCATCATTAATAAGTcaacaaaattaattatatttattcgtTTTTTCATTGTCTGAACGTTTCTTTTGTACCAAAGTTCCCCTCTTCCACTATATAAGTCACCCTCCCACTACCCCCCATCccccaaaacaaaataaatatcaaTGCCTCTGTTTTCCCCTGTTTGATGCTTCCAACATTGCACTTGAAAAAAAACTCAAAGACAAAACCACACTAAATATTCACACATATCACATATGGGAGCTTGTGCATCAtctcaattcacaaacaaaagtaGGAAACAACGTTGGCAATCCTCAGTAAACATAATTGACATGGATGGTAAGTTAGAGAAATACAAGGAGCCCATAAAAGCAGAGCATGCTCTGTTCAAGAATTCGGACTGCTTCCTCTGCAGCTCGGAAAAGATGTATGTAGGCTCGGTGTTGCCGCACGTGGATCCGAATGAGGATCTTCAGTTGGATcagatttactttcttgttccacTCTCCAAATCTCACGTACCGCTCTCCCTTAAGGAATTGTGTGTGTTTGCCATCAAGGCTAATGCAGCACTTGTTCTTCACTCAGAGTATTCTGCCACAAATTCAATGTTGAAGTCTTCCTCCGTTTCACATAGGAATGATTGTTTTACACATTCAACTCTGCAAAGTGTGTCTCACAAATTTGGATCCTCCTATATTTAGATGGGAAAAGATATGATGATCACTAGCATATCTTTATTATGTATTTCTCATATTTTAACTTCTTTTCCTCCTAAAAAAGAATTAATCAACAATGAAAGTGTTAATTTATACAAGGTTTGTATTCATGAGTAAATAGTCATTTTTATccgaaaaataataattttgataaaataaaccAAGCACATATAAGTAAAttgattaaatatttaatttagtttGTGAAATGAAACATATTTTTGAGgttattttgttatttatatttttttagattatttttttaaaattataatatttcatgattaaattgattttacTCCACATGAATATAATGATGAAAATTAAGTTAAACTCTTCATGGTTGAGAACTATATCAAGAAAAAGTACACTTATATTTCTCTCTCTCACTCGCAGACTTCACTTATATTCTTAATATCTAGACCATCAACTCTAGGTtgggtgaaaaataaaaaattattctcaAATTATATACCATTAACTCTAGGTTGAGTGAAACGATGAAATTCTTTAGATAATTTAACATGGGAAAAGATTGGCTCCCTAGTTTGATCCATTTAACATTGATTGACACACAATAATGCTAATGTAAGAGAAAGAAAAGTTGCAGAAGAATAATGCAACGAATCTTATCCTGGAGTTCCCTACTACActtaattatcttttattaaaaaaaaaataaaaactggaGTACCATCTTTTAATTTTAATGAGGTTTAGACTACAAACTCATAAGCTCATGTATATTATTTAAAACTCTATCACCAAACTATTTATAGTGGCA contains the following coding sequences:
- the LOC107632296 gene encoding uncharacterized protein LOC107632296 — encoded protein: MGACASSQFTNKSRKQRWQSSVNIIDMDGKLEKYKEPIKAEHALFKNSDCFLCSSEKMYVGSVLPHVDPNEDLQLDQIYFLVPLSKSHVPLSLKELCVFAIKANAALVLHSEYSATNSMLKSSSVSHRNDCFTHSTLQSVSHKFGSSYI